A DNA window from Seriola aureovittata isolate HTS-2021-v1 ecotype China chromosome 8, ASM2101889v1, whole genome shotgun sequence contains the following coding sequences:
- the spry1 gene encoding protein sprouty homolog 1, with the protein MELQSQHGPGGSLVVIQQPSLESRQRSDYERELQHAAILSLDQIKAIRSSNEYTEGPSVVRRPPAPRMAPRPQDKQERTHEVILVNVNNNYEHRPSGHHHHVGGGVVVVAGGQQYGGSRAPGLSRSTSTGSAASSGSNSSASSEQGLLARSPPTRPGMNLQHHHRAERPVRTQPKPKALLQPQQGPHFHQPPLEAPLKPQGKGKSDFSGSGNGVVAAAGHQFICERCGKCKCSDCTAPRSLPSCLACNGQCLCSAESALEHGTCMCLVKGIFYHCSNDDEGDSCADHPCSLSRSHCCSRFLCMGLMSVLFPCLLCYPPVKGCLKACQSCYDRVNRPGCRCKNSNTVYCKLESWDPQTQEKPS; encoded by the coding sequence ATGGAGCTCCAAAGTCAACATGGCCCCGGCGGTTCATTAGTGGTGATCCAGCAGCCTTCCCTGGAGAGCCGGCAGAGGTCGGATTACGAGCGGGAGCTCCAGCATGCCGCCATTCTCTCCCTGGACCAAATCAAGGCCATCCGCTCCAGCAACGAGTACACCGAGGGGCCCTCGGTGGTACGGAGGCCCCCAGCGCCCCGCATGGCCCCCAGGCCCCAGGACAAGCAGGAGAGGACTCACGAGGTCATCCTCGTCAATGTGAACAACAATTATGAGCACCGGCCTTCAGGTCACCACCATCACGTCGGGGGCGGCGTGGTGGTTGTGGCCGGGGGACAGCAGTATGGTGGGTCCCGGGCGCCGGGGCTCAGCCGCTCCACTAGCACAGGAAGTGCTGCCAGTTCAGGGAGCAACAGCAGTGCCTCCTCTGAGCAGGGACTCTTGGCACGCTCGCCCCCCACCAGGCCCGGCATGAACTTACAGCACCACCACCGAGCGGAGCGGCCCGTACGGACTCAGCCCAAGCCCAAGGCCCTTTTACAGCCCCAGCAGGGACCTCACTTCCACCAGCCTCCACTAGAGGCTCCACTCAAGCCCCAGGGCAAAGGGAAATCAGACTTTTCTGGCAGTGGCAACGGGGTGGTGGCTGCTGCCGGGCACCAATTCATCTGTGAGCGCTGTGGGAAGTGCAAGTGCAGTGACTGCACGGCTCCCAGGAGCCTGCCTTCATGTCTTGCATGTAACGGCCAGTGCCTGTGCTCCGCTGAGAGCGCGCTGGAGCACGGCACGTGCATGTGCCTGGTTAAGGGCATCTTCTACCACTGCTCCAATGACGATGAGGGGGACTCGTGTGCTGACCATCCCTGCTCGCTGTCACGCTCCCACTGCTGCTCTCGTTTCCTGTGCATGGGATTAATGTCGGTACTCTTCCCCTGTCTGCTATGCTACCCGCCTGTCAAGGGGTGTCTGAAGGCGTGCCAGAGCTGCTACGACCGGGTCAACAGGCCCGGCTGTCGCTGCAAGAACTCCAACACTGTCTATTGCAAACTGGAGAGCTGGGACCCACAGACCCAGGAAAAACCTTCCTGA